The Vicia villosa cultivar HV-30 ecotype Madison, WI linkage group LG1, Vvil1.0, whole genome shotgun sequence genome includes a region encoding these proteins:
- the LOC131613800 gene encoding small polypeptide DEVIL 4-like encodes MKMGSIGSSKRSRLSSSSSRGLGGVLKEQRARLYIIRRCVVMLLCWHE; translated from the coding sequence ATGAAGATGGGTTCTATTGGAAGCTCAAAAAGATCAAGACTATCTTCATCATCAAGTAGAGGGCTTGGAGGTGTCCTTAAGGAACAAAGAGCTAGGCTATACATCATAAGAAGGTGTGTGGTCATGCTTCTATGTTGGCATGAGTAA
- the LOC131613807 gene encoding receptor-like protein 4, which produces MILILPNFFIFFSIFITTTISTSTPSPPYGLSSYHINCGTSTNLTDSFNTIWLSDRFFSGGSASDVSEPLRFKLPSEKTLRFFPSSSNGKKNCYSFSSLPSARYLLRTFTVYDNFDDKSRPPSFDVALSGTIIFNWRSPWPESTARDGAYSDIFAFLNTSLLASDLCFYGFATDAPIVSSIELFPVDSASYDSNSTGENLILVNYGRISCGSDDPWGAGFTNDTDKFGRSWQPDEQFLFRPDETVRYVTTGSIIRGVDKEPNYFPMKLYQTAVTNEVDLLEYELSVDAKMDYMVWLHFAEIDASVKRAGERVFDVFINGKNATRVDIYKEVGGFAAFTWHHVVKNLSSNVLGIKLVAVSGAPLISGIENYALVPNEPSTHPLQVSAMKSLKEFLRIPGRMGWNGDPCAPTTWDAWEGVTCRISDDKTALLITEINLGSQGLKGSISDQISHLSDLVSLNLSSNSLGGEIPSGLGQNSLVKVDLSNNQLTGSIPDSLASSNLLLVILNDNLLEGQVPAQLFSVGVRGGAIDLSGNKDLCGVPSLPPCWKQGRFSTGAKIAIVLSCIFVLCMVLLLVYIYCIRKSNDYDFNLPYDIMALAAKRSKYQRQKSLALLELENRYAKGFPSPFTPE; this is translated from the exons ATGATTCTAATTCTACcaaatttcttcatcttcttctccatctTCATCACTACCACCATCTCCACCTCAACTCCATCCCCTCCCTACG GTTTGTCCTCCTACCACATTAACTGCGGCACTTCAACTAACTTAACTGACTCCTTCAACACAATATGGCTCTCCGACCGTTTCTTCTCCGGCGGATCCGCCTCCGACGTCTCCGAGCCTCTCCGATTCAAACTCCCGTCGGAAAAAACTCTCCGGTTCTTCCCTTCTTCTTCCAACGGCAAGAAAAACTGttactctttctcttctctcccCTCTGCACGTTACCTTCTCCGCACTTTCACCGTTTATGATAACTTCGACGACAAGTCACGTCCTCCCTCCTTCGATGTTGCCCTTTCCGGCACCATCATTTTCAACTGGCGATCACCCTGGCCGGAGTCCACAGCTCGCGACGGTGCTTACTCTGATATATTCGCCTTTCTCAACACTTCTTTATTAGCCTCCGATCTTTGCTTCTATGGCTTTGCTACCGATGCTCCGATTGTCTCTTCCATCGAGCTTTTTCCTGTTGATTCTGCTTCATATGATTCTAACTCCACAGGAGAAAATCTCATTCTTGTTAACTATGGTAGAATCTCATGCGGCTCAGATGATCCTTGGGGTGCTGGCTTCACCAATGACACTGATAAATTCGGCCGATCATGGCAACCTGACGAACAATTCTTATTCAGACCGGATGAAACTGTTAGATATGTAACAACGGGGAGCATAATACGCGGTGTGGATAAGGAGCCTAACTATTTTCCGATGAAGCTTTACCAAACGGCTGTGACGAATGAGGTGGATTTGTTGGAGTATGAATTGAGTGTGGACGCGAAGATGGACTATATGGTGTGGCTGCACTTTGCTGAGATTGATGCGAGTGTTAAAAGAGCTGGAGAAAGAGTGTTTGATGTGTTCATCAATGGAAAGAATGCAACCAGAGTTGATATATACAAAGAAGTGGGTGGTTTTGCTGCTTTTACTTGGCATCATGTTGTTAAAAACTTAAGCAGTAATGTTTTGGGGATTAAACTTGTTGCTGTTTCTGGTGCTCCTCTTATTAGTGGCATTGAGAATTATGCATTGGTTCCTAATGAACCTTCGACTCACCCTCTTCAAG TAAGTGCTATGAAGTCATTGAAAGAATTCCTTCGAATTCCGGGGAGAATGGGTTGGAATGGTGATCCTTGTGCTCCTACAACTTGGGATGCTTGGGAAGGTGTTACCTGCCGTATCAGTGATGATAAAACTGCTCTCCTCATTACAGAAAT AAATCTTGGAAGTCAAGGCTTAAAAGGGAGCATAAGTGACCAGATTAGTCATTTATCGGACTTAGTTAGCCT GAACTTGAGTTCTAATTCCTTGGGAGGCGAAATACCATCAGGACTAGGTCAAAATTCACTGGTTAAAGT GGATTTATCCAACAATCAGTTAACGGGCTCTATACCTGACAGTTTGGCATCTTCAAATTTACTGCTTGT GATATTGAATGATAACCTATTGGAAGGACAAGTGCCAGCGCAACTTTTTTCTGTTGGTGTGCGCGGTGGAGCTATTGA TCTCTCTGGCAACAAAGATTTGTGCGGTGTACCATCTCTACCACCATGTTGGAAGCAAGGCCGATTTTCGACTGGGGCTAAAATTGCGATAGTCTTGTcatgtatttttgttttatgcATGGTACTGCTGCTGGTGTATATCTACTGCATACGGAAAAGCAACGATTATGACTTTAATCTACCCTATGATATAATGG CTCTAGCCGCCAAGAGAAGCAAATATCAGAGGCAGAAATCATTGGCGCTTCTTGAGCTGGAGAATCGATACGCCAAGGGGTTTCCTTCACCGTTTACTCCTGAATAA